From a region of the Chitinophaga caseinilytica genome:
- a CDS encoding geranylgeranylglyceryl/heptaprenylglyceryl phosphate synthase, protein MYRKIYNSFIERKAKGTKSFAVLIDPDKVTPEGIADLAGKCTESKVDYIFLGGSLVITDHLDDVVQQIKASCDIPVILFPGSPSQVSRYADALLYLSMISGRNPELLIGQHVVSAAAVKKSGLEVISTGYMVIDGGAPTTVSYISNATPIPADKDDIAMCTAMAGDMLGMKVIYMDAGSGARKPITESMIQRVSSQVEVPVIVGGGIRTAEKAYLNCKAGADIIVVGNAIEKDASLIREIADAVHSAPVNAAR, encoded by the coding sequence ATGTACAGAAAAATATACAATTCCTTTATCGAGAGAAAGGCAAAGGGTACAAAGTCATTCGCTGTTCTGATCGATCCGGATAAGGTTACACCTGAAGGGATCGCAGATTTGGCGGGCAAATGCACGGAATCGAAGGTAGATTACATCTTCCTGGGCGGCAGCCTGGTGATCACGGACCATCTCGATGATGTAGTCCAGCAGATCAAGGCGAGCTGTGACATTCCGGTGATCCTGTTTCCCGGAAGCCCCTCCCAGGTGTCTCGCTATGCAGACGCACTGCTGTACCTTTCCATGATCTCGGGCCGTAATCCGGAACTGCTGATCGGCCAGCACGTGGTATCTGCTGCCGCGGTGAAGAAAAGCGGGCTGGAAGTTATTTCCACCGGTTATATGGTGATCGACGGCGGCGCCCCCACTACGGTTTCCTACATCAGTAACGCCACGCCCATTCCGGCAGATAAGGACGATATCGCGATGTGCACGGCCATGGCGGGCGATATGCTCGGCATGAAAGTGATTTATATGGACGCCGGTTCCGGCGCCCGCAAGCCTATCACGGAAAGCATGATCCAGCGGGTGAGCAGCCAGGTGGAAGTTCCGGTGATCGTGGGCGGAGGTATCCGCACCGCAGAAAAAGCATATCTGAATTGTAAAGCCGGCGCCGATATCATTGTTGTCGGAAACGCCATCGAAAAAGACGCGTCCCTCATCCGGGAAATCGCTGATGCCGTTCACAGCGCCCCTGTAAACGCCGCCCGTTAA
- a CDS encoding YcxB family protein produces the protein MHLLQFTYNREEVINALRFHFLRRGEIKVFRNALIILLLATVIGYVFRLVNFNAMLGIVLMMLVLGWAFWYLLPVSTYNKAATFRDNIRLHYNDEGMAIQTGVGERQLSWRNFNQIVETDSFFYLYRDKRSFFLIPTSAFQSSEAHLQFRELMQRAIPDYHRKDKS, from the coding sequence ATGCATCTGCTCCAGTTTACCTACAACAGGGAAGAAGTTATCAATGCATTACGGTTCCATTTTTTACGCAGGGGCGAAATCAAGGTTTTTCGCAATGCCCTGATCATATTGCTATTGGCAACCGTGATCGGATACGTGTTTCGTTTGGTGAATTTCAACGCCATGCTGGGGATCGTGCTCATGATGTTGGTCCTGGGCTGGGCGTTCTGGTACCTGCTCCCCGTTTCCACTTACAATAAAGCCGCCACTTTCAGGGATAACATCCGCCTGCATTATAACGATGAAGGAATGGCCATCCAGACCGGCGTGGGAGAACGCCAGCTGTCGTGGCGCAATTTCAACCAGATCGTGGAAACGGATTCATTTTTCTATCTCTACCGCGACAAACGGAGTTTCTTCCTCATTCCCACGAGTGCTTTCCAGAGCAGCGAAGCGCACCTGCAATTCCGTGAGCTGATGCAGCGCGCGATCCCTGATTATCACCGGAAAGACAAATCCTGA
- a CDS encoding alkaline phosphatase D family protein, which produces MRAIPCILFALFLSCSVIAQHKGLVAGPMTGSVELRDAIVWVEVAPTVKQVAIRFWPKGQEGRARSQNWTGKSDKTYLPVKLQLVNLDPATEYEYEVVIDKIPAKRSSFKTKTLWQYRMPAPDFTFLTGSCAYFNEDGFDRPGKPYGKDSSIFLTMAREKADFMLWLGDNWYTREVDYHSAPGLAYRAHRDRSLPVLQPFLSAMPHYATWDDHDFGPNDASKAYIFRDESRAVFMDYWPNPTFGRDGKGIYTQFSFNDVDFFLLDGRYFSSGSRMPDSIGGKPNAEKKMYGDEQMEWLRNALLQSNARFKVVATGSQALNVYSRWDSFHHFPVEYQSFMDWLNEVNIPGIVFLTGDRHHSEVVKMDRPGNYPLYDITNSPLTSGEAAPSGIEVNSPIRVAGTLVVTQNYSRIKVLGPQDDRRMQVEFVDRNGQVLGKFEVAAKDLKK; this is translated from the coding sequence ATGCGCGCTATCCCCTGCATCCTCTTCGCCCTTTTCTTGTCTTGTTCCGTCATCGCCCAGCATAAAGGTCTCGTGGCCGGCCCCATGACCGGGTCCGTAGAACTGCGCGACGCCATCGTTTGGGTGGAAGTGGCGCCCACGGTGAAGCAGGTGGCCATCCGGTTCTGGCCGAAAGGGCAGGAGGGCCGCGCGCGTTCCCAGAACTGGACCGGGAAATCCGATAAAACGTATCTCCCCGTCAAACTGCAGCTCGTCAACCTCGATCCCGCCACGGAATACGAATACGAGGTGGTAATAGATAAAATCCCGGCCAAAAGGTCGTCCTTCAAAACCAAAACCCTCTGGCAATACCGCATGCCCGCGCCCGATTTTACATTCCTGACGGGCTCTTGCGCGTATTTCAACGAAGACGGGTTCGACCGGCCGGGCAAGCCCTACGGCAAGGATTCCTCCATCTTCCTCACGATGGCCAGGGAAAAAGCCGATTTCATGCTCTGGCTGGGCGATAACTGGTACACCCGTGAAGTGGATTACCATTCCGCGCCCGGGCTGGCCTACCGCGCGCACCGCGACCGCTCCCTGCCCGTGCTCCAGCCTTTCCTGTCGGCCATGCCGCATTACGCCACCTGGGACGATCATGATTTCGGGCCGAACGATGCGAGCAAAGCCTATATTTTCCGCGACGAAAGCCGCGCCGTGTTCATGGATTACTGGCCCAATCCCACCTTCGGCCGGGATGGAAAAGGTATTTATACCCAGTTCAGTTTCAATGACGTAGACTTTTTCCTGCTGGACGGGCGCTACTTTTCCAGCGGCTCCCGGATGCCCGACAGCATCGGCGGCAAACCGAACGCGGAAAAGAAAATGTACGGGGACGAGCAGATGGAATGGCTCCGCAACGCCCTGCTGCAAAGCAATGCCCGCTTCAAGGTGGTGGCTACCGGCAGCCAGGCGCTGAACGTGTATTCCCGGTGGGACAGTTTTCATCATTTTCCGGTTGAGTATCAATCGTTTATGGATTGGCTGAACGAGGTGAACATCCCCGGGATCGTGTTCCTCACGGGCGACAGGCACCATTCCGAGGTCGTAAAAATGGACCGTCCGGGCAATTATCCCCTGTACGACATCACGAATTCTCCCCTCACGTCCGGCGAAGCCGCCCCTTCGGGCATCGAAGTGAACAGCCCGATCCGCGTGGCGGGAACGTTGGTGGTGACGCAGAACTACAGCAGGATCAAGGTGTTAGGGCCGCAAGACGATCGCAGGATGCAGGTGGAGTTCGTGGACCGGAACGGCCAGGTGCTGGGGAAATTTGAAGTGGCGGCCAAAGACCTGAAAAAATAA
- a CDS encoding ATP-binding protein, translating to MEAYLNWSGGKDASFALWQLQKQGNIQVSGLFTTLSAAYRRVSMHGVQERLLDEQALRTGIPLKKAYLPENASMEDYNGIMTEALESYRQAGISRAVFGDIFLEDLRAYRESQLAKAGMEGIFPLWKRDSLELAKDFIASGFRAVIVCVNDRYLPASFAGREFDAAFLEDLPDNVDPCGENGEFHSFVYDGPIFHEPVPFQMGETVTRTYAPARNNDDCYKKEDSEKDDAPPAWDTRFHFRELHPVG from the coding sequence ATGGAAGCATATCTCAACTGGAGCGGAGGGAAAGACGCGTCTTTCGCCCTCTGGCAACTGCAAAAGCAGGGAAATATTCAGGTCAGTGGTTTGTTCACGACCCTCAGCGCCGCCTACCGCCGTGTTTCGATGCACGGGGTGCAGGAACGGTTGCTGGACGAGCAGGCGCTGCGGACGGGCATTCCGCTGAAAAAGGCATATCTCCCCGAAAACGCGTCGATGGAAGATTATAACGGGATCATGACCGAAGCGCTGGAAAGTTACCGGCAGGCGGGGATCAGCCGGGCGGTGTTCGGGGATATTTTCCTGGAAGATTTGCGGGCTTACCGGGAATCGCAGCTGGCAAAGGCCGGGATGGAAGGAATTTTCCCGCTTTGGAAGCGCGACAGCCTGGAGCTGGCGAAAGATTTCATTGCGTCGGGGTTCAGGGCGGTGATCGTTTGCGTGAACGACCGGTATTTGCCGGCATCGTTTGCCGGGCGGGAGTTCGACGCGGCTTTCCTGGAAGATTTGCCGGATAATGTGGACCCTTGCGGGGAAAACGGGGAATTCCACAGTTTTGTGTACGACGGCCCTATATTCCATGAGCCGGTGCCTTTCCAAATGGGCGAAACGGTGACGCGGACGTATGCACCTGCGCGCAATAACGACGATTGTTATAAAAAAGAGGATTCGGAAAAGGACGATGCGCCTCCTGCCTGGGATACCCGCTTTCATTTCCGCGAGTTGCATCCTGTAGGTTAA
- a CDS encoding vitamin B12-dependent ribonucleotide reductase, which yields MKNQVKKTGGLAFSRHFTREGVSPFDQFEYDLRSSVIRNPGGDVVFEMNNVEVPKGWSQIATDILAQKYFRKAGVPQPDGSTGRETSVRQVIHRMANCWRAWGEKYDYFASPADAQVFYEELAYCMLNQACVPNSPQWFNTGLYESYGIKGKPQGHYFVDPKTEKLQKSTSAYERPQPHACFILSVDDDLVNDGGIMDLWVREARIFKYGSGVGTNFSRIRGEGEKLGGGGTSSGLMSFLKIGDRAAGAIKSGGTTRRAAKMVCLDLDHPEILNFINWKVEEEKKVGALINAGYASDYEGEAYKTVSGQNSNNSVRIPNSFFHALEADGDWNLTARTNGKVMKTVKASDLWNQIAYAAWRCADPGTQYDTTINEWHTCPQGGRINASNPCSEYMFLDNTACNLASVNLRRFFDEDASRFDVKGFEYTVRLWTVVLEVSVLMAQFPSKEVAELSYQYRTLGLGYANLGSMLMVSGIAYDSEEARGIAGAITAIMTGVSYKTSAEMAGHLGAFPKYEENKQDMLRVMRNHRAAAYDAIEAYEGIEIRPQGINARFCPDYLLTAATKAWDDAVQLGEQYGYRNAQATVIAPTGTIGLVMDCDTTGVEPDFALVKFKKLSGGGYFKIINQSIPTALRNLGYKDNEVKAIVDYAKGTGSFGGAPYINPQTLSEKGFISDELKKLDTAVASSFDIAFVFNVYTLGEECLQRLGFTPEQYFNMEFSLLHELGFTDEQIEAANDYVCGTMTVEGAPYLKEAHLPIFDCANKCGKKGERYIHPHGHIRMMAAAQPFISGAISKTINLPNEAVVEEIADSYKLSWELGLKACALYRDGSKLSQPLSNKSDKKKKSTEAEAPAAETAQIIDMNQLTIDELLEELNKRMTASTDTSLKRALSRIVERKTLPAKRRGFTQKAKVGGQPIFVRTGEYGDGTLGEIFVDLAKEGSTLRSLMNCFAIAVSVGLQYGVPLEEFVDKFVFTRFEPAGMVDHPNIRSATSLIDYIFRVLGYEYLGRTDLVHILDAPGNTGEDEWDEAPAAPAAKPALSNVRIVGNKPEAPAPKSAKAQPVAAAGSEGGTQEYMRSMQSDAPACNTCGHITVRSGTCYKCLNCGNSMGCS from the coding sequence ATGAAAAATCAAGTAAAAAAGACCGGTGGTCTTGCGTTTTCACGGCATTTTACCCGCGAAGGCGTGAGCCCCTTCGATCAGTTCGAGTATGATTTGCGCTCTTCCGTGATCCGCAACCCGGGAGGCGATGTAGTTTTTGAAATGAATAATGTGGAAGTACCGAAGGGCTGGTCGCAGATCGCTACCGACATCCTCGCCCAGAAATACTTCCGGAAAGCCGGTGTTCCCCAGCCCGATGGCTCCACCGGCCGCGAAACCTCCGTTCGCCAGGTGATCCACCGCATGGCCAACTGCTGGCGCGCCTGGGGCGAAAAATACGATTACTTCGCCTCACCCGCCGATGCACAGGTTTTCTACGAAGAACTGGCGTATTGCATGCTCAACCAGGCCTGCGTGCCCAATTCCCCCCAATGGTTCAACACCGGCCTCTACGAAAGCTACGGCATCAAGGGCAAACCGCAGGGCCACTATTTCGTGGACCCCAAAACCGAAAAACTCCAGAAATCCACCTCCGCATACGAACGGCCGCAACCACACGCCTGTTTTATCCTGAGCGTGGACGACGACCTGGTGAACGACGGCGGCATCATGGACCTCTGGGTCCGCGAAGCGCGCATCTTTAAATACGGCTCCGGCGTAGGCACCAACTTCTCCCGCATCCGCGGAGAAGGCGAGAAACTCGGCGGCGGGGGCACCTCCTCCGGCCTCATGAGCTTCCTCAAAATCGGCGACCGCGCCGCCGGCGCCATCAAATCGGGCGGCACCACCCGCCGCGCCGCGAAAATGGTCTGCCTAGACCTCGACCACCCCGAAATCCTCAATTTCATCAACTGGAAAGTGGAAGAGGAAAAGAAAGTCGGCGCCCTCATCAACGCCGGCTACGCCTCCGATTACGAAGGCGAAGCCTACAAAACCGTTTCCGGCCAGAACTCCAATAACTCCGTCCGCATCCCCAACAGCTTCTTCCATGCCCTGGAAGCCGATGGCGACTGGAACCTCACGGCGAGAACCAACGGGAAAGTGATGAAAACGGTGAAAGCCAGCGACTTATGGAACCAGATCGCCTACGCGGCCTGGCGCTGCGCCGACCCCGGAACGCAATACGACACCACGATCAACGAATGGCATACTTGTCCGCAGGGCGGCCGCATCAACGCGTCGAACCCCTGTTCGGAATACATGTTCCTCGACAATACCGCCTGCAACCTGGCTTCGGTGAACCTTCGCCGGTTCTTCGATGAAGACGCCAGCCGGTTCGATGTGAAAGGTTTTGAATACACGGTGCGGCTGTGGACCGTGGTGCTGGAAGTTTCCGTGCTCATGGCGCAATTCCCTTCCAAAGAGGTGGCGGAGCTGAGCTATCAGTACCGCACCCTGGGGCTGGGGTACGCCAACCTCGGCAGCATGCTCATGGTAAGTGGAATCGCGTACGACAGTGAAGAGGCCCGCGGGATCGCGGGGGCGATCACGGCGATCATGACCGGCGTATCCTATAAAACATCCGCCGAAATGGCCGGGCACCTCGGCGCTTTCCCCAAATACGAAGAGAATAAACAGGACATGCTACGCGTGATGCGCAACCACCGCGCCGCTGCTTACGATGCCATCGAGGCGTACGAAGGGATCGAGATCCGGCCGCAGGGGATCAACGCGCGCTTCTGCCCGGATTACCTGCTCACGGCGGCCACCAAAGCCTGGGACGACGCCGTGCAATTGGGCGAACAATACGGTTACCGCAACGCGCAAGCCACCGTGATCGCACCCACCGGTACGATCGGCCTGGTGATGGATTGCGATACCACCGGTGTGGAACCCGATTTCGCGCTGGTGAAATTCAAAAAACTGTCGGGCGGCGGATACTTCAAGATCATCAATCAATCGATTCCCACAGCGCTCAGGAACCTCGGTTACAAAGACAATGAAGTGAAGGCGATCGTGGATTATGCAAAAGGGACGGGCAGCTTCGGCGGCGCGCCTTACATCAACCCGCAAACCCTCAGCGAAAAAGGTTTTATCAGCGACGAGCTGAAAAAACTCGACACCGCAGTAGCCTCATCTTTCGATATCGCATTCGTTTTCAACGTGTACACGCTCGGTGAGGAATGCCTGCAAAGACTGGGCTTCACGCCGGAGCAGTATTTCAATATGGAATTCAGCCTGCTGCACGAGCTCGGATTTACCGACGAACAGATCGAAGCGGCGAACGATTACGTTTGTGGTACGATGACGGTGGAAGGCGCGCCCTACCTGAAAGAGGCGCATCTGCCGATTTTCGATTGCGCCAATAAATGCGGGAAAAAAGGCGAACGCTACATCCATCCCCACGGGCATATCCGGATGATGGCCGCGGCGCAGCCGTTCATTTCCGGCGCTATTTCCAAAACCATCAACCTGCCCAACGAGGCCGTGGTAGAAGAAATCGCGGATTCCTATAAACTGAGCTGGGAACTGGGTTTGAAAGCCTGCGCGCTGTACCGCGACGGTTCCAAACTGAGCCAGCCGCTGAGCAACAAGAGCGACAAAAAGAAAAAATCCACCGAAGCGGAAGCGCCTGCAGCAGAAACCGCGCAGATCATCGATATGAACCAGCTCACGATCGACGAGCTGCTGGAAGAACTGAACAAGCGCATGACCGCGAGCACGGACACTTCGCTGAAACGCGCGCTGTCGCGGATCGTGGAGCGCAAAACGCTGCCGGCCAAGCGCCGTGGGTTTACGCAGAAAGCGAAAGTGGGCGGTCAGCCGATTTTCGTGCGCACCGGCGAATATGGCGACGGTACGCTGGGCGAGATTTTCGTGGACCTGGCGAAAGAGGGTTCCACATTGCGCAGCCTCATGAACTGCTTCGCCATCGCGGTGAGCGTGGGATTGCAGTATGGCGTGCCGCTGGAAGAGTTTGTGGACAAGTTCGTGTTTACGCGGTTTGAGCCCGCCGGAATGGTAGACCATCCGAACATCCGTTCGGCTACTTCGCTGATCGATTATATTTTCCGTGTGTTGGGATACGAGTACCTCGGCCGCACGGACCTCGTCCACATCCTCGATGCACCGGGCAATACGGGCGAAGACGAGTGGGACGAAGCGCCTGCCGCGCCGGCGGCGAAGCCCGCGCTGTCGAACGTGCGGATCGTGGGCAACAAGCCGGAAGCGCCGGCACCGAAATCGGCCAAAGCGCAGCCTGTGGCGGCTGCGGGGAGCGAAGGCGGTACCCAGGAATACATGCGCAGCATGCAGAGCGATGCGCCGGCATGTAACACCTGCGGGCACATAACGGTTCGTTCCGGCACATGCTACAAATGCCTGAATTGCGGAAATAGCATGGGTTGTAGCTGA
- a CDS encoding LytR/AlgR family response regulator transcription factor, producing the protein MKKALIIDDERLARSELKKLLADHPEIVVVGEAVNAKDGMEKIESLRPDLLFLDIQMPDKTGFDLLAELERTPQVIFTTAYDEYALKAFEYNALDYLLKPIEPKRLADAIHKLHQADEKERIASASGIRNILGEADQVFVKDGDRCWFVKLQEIRLFESVGNYARVYFETNKPLILKSLNALEERLDERVFFRANRKHIVNLRMIERIDTYFNGGLLLEMRGGEKIEVSRRQAVKFKEMMSL; encoded by the coding sequence ATGAAAAAAGCTTTGATCATAGACGACGAACGACTGGCCAGGAGCGAACTCAAAAAGCTGCTGGCAGACCATCCCGAGATCGTGGTGGTAGGTGAAGCGGTAAATGCGAAAGACGGGATGGAAAAGATCGAATCGCTCAGGCCCGATCTGCTTTTCCTCGACATCCAGATGCCGGACAAGACCGGCTTTGATCTGCTGGCCGAACTGGAAAGAACGCCCCAGGTGATCTTCACCACCGCGTACGACGAATACGCGCTTAAAGCGTTCGAATACAATGCGTTGGATTACCTGCTGAAGCCCATCGAGCCGAAGCGGCTGGCCGATGCCATCCACAAGCTCCACCAGGCGGATGAAAAAGAAAGGATCGCTTCCGCCTCCGGGATCCGCAATATCCTCGGAGAAGCCGACCAGGTGTTCGTGAAAGACGGCGACCGCTGCTGGTTCGTCAAATTGCAGGAAATCAGGCTGTTCGAAAGCGTCGGCAACTATGCCCGCGTGTATTTCGAAACCAATAAGCCATTGATCCTCAAATCGTTGAATGCACTGGAAGAGCGGCTGGACGAGCGCGTGTTCTTTCGCGCCAACCGTAAACATATCGTGAACCTGCGCATGATCGAGCGGATAGATACGTATTTCAACGGCGGGCTGTTGCTGGAAATGCGCGGCGGGGAGAAGATCGAAGTGAGCCGCAGGCAGGCGGTGAAATTCAAGGAAATGATGAGCCTGTAG
- a CDS encoding carboxypeptidase-like regulatory domain-containing protein yields the protein MKQFLLRYAVAAGVLCLIGLQEASAQAVRLMGMITDADTRTGLPGVTVWNKRSNMGAISSETGRYYIEALPGDTIEFSSISYVRTAYVAPGISATRNVEMKRHIMGLQGINIRGRIYKQDSLAIREEYERYFGYKRPGALDVLKTLPSNPITALTYLVPSKARKRREKFGEQLKYWEEEKHIDYRYNPDLVAKITKLESPELDSFMLAYRPPYNFLLNATEYDLLLFIKQSYERWQKQRGELRKDSSN from the coding sequence ATGAAGCAATTTCTGTTAAGATACGCTGTGGCGGCGGGTGTTTTATGCCTGATCGGACTGCAGGAAGCCAGCGCGCAGGCTGTCCGGCTGATGGGTATGATCACCGATGCCGACACGCGCACGGGGCTCCCGGGTGTTACCGTCTGGAACAAACGCAGCAACATGGGCGCGATCTCCAGTGAAACGGGCCGCTATTACATCGAGGCGCTGCCGGGAGACACTATCGAGTTTTCCAGCATCAGCTACGTGCGCACCGCCTATGTGGCGCCCGGCATTTCCGCCACCCGCAACGTAGAAATGAAGCGCCATATCATGGGGCTCCAGGGTATCAACATCCGTGGCCGCATCTACAAACAGGACTCCCTCGCCATCCGCGAAGAATACGAACGCTATTTCGGGTACAAGCGCCCCGGCGCGCTGGATGTGCTGAAAACACTGCCGTCTAACCCCATCACCGCGCTCACTTACCTCGTTCCCAGCAAAGCCCGCAAACGCCGCGAGAAATTCGGCGAACAGCTCAAATACTGGGAAGAGGAAAAACATATCGACTACCGCTACAATCCCGACCTGGTGGCCAAAATCACCAAACTGGAAAGCCCCGAGCTGGATTCGTTCATGCTCGCCTACCGCCCGCCTTACAACTTCCTGCTGAACGCCACGGAATACGATCTGCTGCTGTTCATCAAACAATCGTACGAACGCTGGCAAAAACAGCGCGGCGAATTGAGGAAGGATTCTTCCAACTAA
- a CDS encoding sensor histidine kinase: MSKYWWCQILGWGACAFLYFFVAVSMDKMEWWMPPYMLATALLGIAITHGFRAIIVKYKWIEKPFESVAIYFFFGSVVCATIDSFILSGFYYAMNHSHFEVDFYDNWLRTFLQQTTFITLWAVIYFLWHYVEESRNSQLNQLRLETTVRTLELKTIKSQLNPHFIFNALNSIRALVDENPRRARTAITELSNILRNSMQADKAETVSLENELSIVKDYLALENIRFEERLKVQYDIDPETLELPVPPLMLQTLVENAIKHGISREVNGGLILIGSHVHDMCHEITIRNTGQIVEKQQNGGGFGLASTRQRLGILFGKRASFDIKNIDHATVEAKVLMPLL, translated from the coding sequence TTGTCTAAATATTGGTGGTGCCAGATACTCGGGTGGGGAGCGTGTGCCTTTCTTTACTTTTTCGTGGCCGTTTCGATGGACAAAATGGAGTGGTGGATGCCGCCTTACATGCTCGCCACCGCGCTCCTGGGCATTGCCATCACGCATGGTTTCCGGGCTATTATCGTCAAATACAAATGGATCGAAAAGCCGTTCGAAAGCGTGGCCATTTACTTCTTTTTCGGGAGTGTGGTGTGCGCCACGATCGATTCTTTCATCCTGAGCGGCTTCTATTACGCCATGAACCACTCCCATTTCGAGGTGGATTTCTATGACAACTGGCTGCGGACCTTCCTGCAGCAGACCACCTTTATTACGCTTTGGGCCGTGATCTATTTCCTCTGGCATTATGTGGAGGAAAGCCGTAATTCCCAGTTGAACCAGCTCCGGCTGGAAACTACCGTGCGCACGCTCGAACTGAAGACGATCAAGAGCCAGCTCAATCCGCACTTCATTTTCAATGCGTTGAACAGTATCCGCGCGCTGGTGGACGAAAATCCGCGCCGCGCCAGAACGGCTATCACCGAGCTCAGCAACATCCTCCGCAACTCGATGCAGGCGGATAAGGCCGAAACCGTGAGCCTGGAAAACGAACTGAGCATCGTAAAAGATTATCTTGCATTGGAAAATATCCGGTTCGAGGAGCGGTTGAAAGTGCAGTACGACATCGATCCGGAAACCCTCGAGCTCCCGGTGCCCCCGCTGATGCTGCAAACCCTCGTGGAAAACGCCATCAAGCACGGCATCTCCCGCGAGGTGAACGGCGGCCTGATCCTCATCGGCTCCCATGTCCACGACATGTGCCACGAGATCACCATCCGCAACACCGGGCAAATCGTCGAAAAACAGCAGAACGGCGGAGGTTTCGGCCTCGCTTCCACCCGCCAGCGGCTGGGGATCCTCTTCGGGAAAAGAGCTTCCTTCGACATCAAAAACATCGATCACGCAACGGTAGAAGCCAAAGTGCTCATGCCGCTATTATAA
- the prs gene encoding ribose-phosphate diphosphokinase encodes MARKIVFSTQRYQYLRERLLAIAPDTWEPGLLSIRDFPDGEHYHRITSNVSGKEVVLIGGTIDDKETLELFDIANGCIQYGALCVNLVIPYFGYSTMERAVQYGEIVKAKTRATLFSALPAAANGIRVIMIDLHVDGISYYFESNVRPVHLYAKKIVQQAALDIAGGKPFVLASTDSGRAKWVESLANDLGVPAAFVFKKRISGEETHVTAISANVQDTPVIIYDDMIRTGGSLLNAAQAYQQAGASSIAVITTHGIFAGNGFDRIRDSGIITRLVCTDTHPNALQINDPMLEVRSVAPVILEYFNSNPV; translated from the coding sequence ATGGCCCGTAAAATCGTCTTTTCCACGCAAAGGTACCAATATCTCAGGGAGCGGCTGCTCGCCATCGCGCCAGACACCTGGGAACCGGGGCTCCTTTCCATCCGTGATTTCCCCGACGGCGAACATTATCACCGTATAACCTCCAACGTTAGCGGGAAGGAAGTGGTTTTGATCGGCGGAACGATAGACGATAAGGAAACCCTCGAACTGTTCGACATCGCCAACGGCTGTATCCAGTACGGTGCCCTCTGCGTCAACCTCGTCATCCCCTACTTCGGCTATTCCACCATGGAAAGGGCCGTGCAGTACGGGGAGATCGTAAAAGCCAAAACCCGTGCCACGCTGTTTTCCGCCCTGCCCGCCGCCGCCAACGGCATCAGGGTGATCATGATAGATTTACATGTAGACGGAATATCGTATTACTTTGAAAGCAATGTGAGGCCCGTGCATCTGTACGCCAAAAAAATCGTCCAACAGGCGGCGCTGGATATTGCCGGCGGCAAACCGTTCGTATTGGCCAGCACCGATTCCGGCCGCGCCAAATGGGTGGAGTCCCTCGCCAACGACCTTGGCGTTCCCGCGGCATTCGTGTTCAAAAAGCGGATTTCGGGGGAAGAAACGCACGTCACCGCCATCAGCGCCAACGTGCAGGATACGCCCGTCATTATTTACGACGACATGATCCGCACCGGCGGTTCGCTCCTCAACGCCGCGCAGGCGTACCAACAGGCGGGCGCTTCTTCCATCGCCGTGATCACCACCCACGGCATTTTCGCCGGCAACGGCTTCGACCGTATCCGCGACAGCGGCATCATCACGCGGCTCGTTTGCACGGATACGCACCCCAACGCCCTCCAGATCAACGATCCCATGCTGGAAGTGAGGTCTGTGGCGCCGGTGATACTTGAATATTTTAACAGTAATCCAGTATAA
- a CDS encoding GNAT family N-acetyltransferase, which produces MPDIRLIEYGSCDHHSMIALRDKILRRPLGLTFSEEYLQQEMHDILIGCFDGERVVGCCILTPATATTVQLRQMAVDDDQQGKGTGSLVLRFAEEQARKEGFEELMMHARDLARPFYEKNGYSTRGGIFTEVGIDHVEMFRKL; this is translated from the coding sequence ATGCCCGATATCCGCCTCATCGAATACGGCAGTTGCGACCATCACAGCATGATCGCGCTGCGCGACAAAATCCTCCGCCGCCCGCTGGGCCTCACTTTTTCGGAGGAATACCTGCAACAGGAAATGCACGACATCCTCATCGGCTGCTTCGATGGCGAACGCGTCGTGGGCTGTTGCATCCTCACTCCGGCAACCGCAACTACCGTGCAATTGCGGCAAATGGCGGTAGACGACGATCAGCAGGGCAAAGGCACCGGCAGCCTTGTACTCCGCTTCGCCGAAGAACAGGCGCGGAAAGAAGGGTTCGAAGAATTGATGATGCACGCCCGCGACCTCGCACGGCCTTTCTACGAAAAAAACGGCTATTCCACCCGCGGCGGAATTTTCACCGAAGTAGGCATCGACCATGTCGAAATGTTCAGGAAACTCTGA